One Indicator indicator isolate 239-I01 chromosome 9, UM_Iind_1.1, whole genome shotgun sequence genomic window carries:
- the LOC128968858 gene encoding molecular chaperone MKKS-like yields MSRLEAKKPLLFTHEPLTKGRVSQSLSVLSGVLKSCYGPAGRLKQLHNGVGGYVCTTSQSSAVLRHLSVSHPVLRVLTASVQNHISRFSDCGLFTAILCCSLIENFKSLNVGACTIIKISKHLLSLCMDYLKSEACGCRVPVDFSCVETLLCLVRSILTSKPACMLTKTEVDHLTMLILKAFMFTIPCHVKTNAVLGKCVIVPVKGRRVMESTVLPGLLLETPEIPLAEQPIVKRTSSNVIKVALFSVSMSGDCFDPEGGTVIVHRGISLEMSELNQLLNIGKQLINDEVGLVVCQKVIHPSLKQYLKENHVIAVDRAGLSPMEPLSQMTGSKPIASTHLLSPSSYGSLKDVRIETVASKRFLHLIPNHAVVSSLVLCNRNETAWDELKRACETAEHVLQLTIKEPLALLGGGCTETHLASYIRHKSYSLSSSSLEDVDCSWTQFHLVADGFCRSLESVACSLNHDDGEILTDTVYGHCWFVPSGFPSDSDWSDVVSECGCRTIGKTENIKWRLLQGQFGSPVIQDCPKEPLDKVANFLTLDCFSAKCSGLQVAVETANLILDLSYIIEDQN; encoded by the exons ATGTCTCGCCTGGAAGCTAAAAAGCCTCTGTTATTTACGCATGAACCTTTAACTAAAGGTAGAGTTAGTCAGTCACTGTCTGTGCTGAGTGGAGTATTAAAGTCATGCTATGGTCCTGCTGGTAGACTCAAACAGCTCCACAATGGAGTGGGTGGCTATGTTTGCACAACTTCACAGTCTTCAGCTGTACTCCGTCATCTTTCCGTCAGTCATCCTGTGTTACGGGTTTTGACAGCCTCTGTACAGAACCATATATCCCGCTTCAGTGACTGTGGCTTATTTACTGCCATTCTTTGCTGTAGTTTGATTGAAAACTTTAAAAGCCTAAATGTTGGAGCTTGCACTATCATTAAAATAAGCAAGCATCTTTTGAGTTTGTGCATGGACTACCTCAAATCTGAGGCCTGTGGTTGCCGAGTGCCCGTGGATTTTAGCTGTGTTGAGACCCTTCTTTGTTTGGTACGTAGCATATTAACAAGCAAACCTGCTTGCATGCTTACTAAAACAGAAGTCGATCATCTCACAATGCTGATTTTAAAGGCTTTTATGTTTACAATTCCATGTCATGTTAAGACTAATGCTGTTTTAGGAAAATGTGTAATAGTACCTGTGAAAGGCAGAAGAGTTATGGAATCTACAGTTCTTCCTGGACTGCTTCTAGAAACACCAGAAATTCCGTTGGCAGAACAACCTATTGTCAAAAGAACTTCATCAAATGTGATCAAGGTAGCGCTTTTCTCTGTGTCTATGTCAGGAGACTGCTTTGACCCTGAAGGAGGAACTGTAATAGTCCATCGTGGAATTTCCCTAGAAATGTCAGAGCTGAATCAGTTGCTTAACATAGGAAAGCAGCTGATTAATGATGAGGTTGGCCTTGTAGTGTGCCAGAAAGTTATCCATCCATCCTTGAAACAGTATCTGAAAGAGAACCACGTCATCGCAGTGGACAGAGCTGGGCTATCTCCAATGGAACCTCTCAGTCAGATGACGG GTTCAAAGCCTATAGCATCCACACATTTGTTGTCTCCTAGTAGTTATGGCAGCTTGAAAGATGTGCGCATTGAGACTGTGGCTTCAAAACGTTTCCTGCATCTAATTCCTAACCACGCAGTTGTCTCCAGCTTGGTACTCTGCAACAGAAATGAAACAGCATGGGATGAATTGAAG CGTgcctgtgaaacagcagaacatgTGTTGCAGTTAACAATCAAGGAACCTTTGGCATTATTAGGAGGTGGCTGTACAGAAACTCACCTGGCTTCCTACATAAGACACAAA aGTTACAGCCTGTCCAGCAGCAGTTTGGAAGATGTAGATTGTTCTTGGACACAATTCCACTTGGTTGCTGATGGGTTTTGCCGTTCCCTGGAGTCTGTAGCTTGTTCTCTCAATCATGATGATGGAGAAATCCTTACTGATACGGTTTATGGACACTGTTGGTTTGTTCCATCAGGTTTTCCCTCTGACTCAGATTGGTCAGATGTAGTTTCAGAATGTGGCTGTAGGACTATAGGTAAGACTGAAAATATCAAATGGAGGCTTTTGCAAGGCCAGTTTGGCTCTCCTGTTATACAGGATTGCCCTAAAGAGCCCTTGGATAAAGTTGCTAACTTTCTGACTTTGGACTGTTTTTCTGCAAAGTGTAGTGGCCTACAAGTAGCCGTGGAGACAGCCAACTTGATTTTGGATCTCTCCTACATCATTGAAGATCAAAATTAG